A window of the Aquarana catesbeiana isolate 2022-GZ linkage group LG05, ASM4218655v1, whole genome shotgun sequence genome harbors these coding sequences:
- the FAM237B gene encoding protein FAM237B: MDLATSNWYLQFFALLMVTSIYARSMYNKESQRHLNAEGLGEIDHECWEAASRKLVEMKKLRVADTIMGLWDFMVYLKESANPKHNALFDGLAQDFWDIYVDCVLSRSHGMGRRQLASPNLSLYLHKPDKGVTFINPWI, from the coding sequence ATGGATTTGGCAACAAGTAATTGGTATCTCCAGTTTTTCGCCCTTCTGATGGTGACTTCAATATATGCTAGATCCATGTATAACAAAGAATCACAAAGACATCTAAACGCAGAAGGCCTTGGTGAAATTGACCACGAGTGCTGGGAGGCAGCATCCCGCAAGCTGGTGGAAATGAAGAAGCTTAGGGTCGCGGACACTATCATGGGCCTTTGGGACTTCATGGTCTATTTGAAGGAATCAGCAAACCCCAAACATAATGCTCTGTTTGATGGGTTAGCACAGGACTTCTGGGACATATATGTAGACTGCGTACTCTCCAGGTCTCATGGAATGGGCAGAAGACAACTGGCATCTCCAAATTTATCATTATACCTACACAAACCAGATAAAG